AGCAGCTGCTGCAGGACGTTGACCTTGGTGCCCGGCGTCGGGGTCGTCTCGCCGACCATGCCGACATTATAGCCGTTCTTGCGGTGCAGCGTGTCCATGCGGCGCAGGACGCCGGTGGTGTCAAACGCCAGAACCAGAACGTTCTGCTTGGTCACACGAGGAAAGCCCAAAGGCTGGGGCACGGTCACCATCGAGACGTAGAACCAGGTATTGTCGTCAAAGGTCGCATGGGCGGTCGGTGAGCCGAGGATATCGGTCACGTCGTTGCGTGTGCTGGTTCCCGGTACGAGCTGCGAGTAGTCGTCCTTTTCGATCAGCGAGCCACGATTCTGGGGAATCGGGCTGAAAACCGAGCAGCCCGCCAGGGCGAGGGGCGCGATGCAGAGCAGGGCGCGCGCGAGGCCCGCATGCGATTTCTGCCGCTGGGAGGTCTTCTGGGAGGCGCTCTTCATGGCGGGTTATGTCGTCCTGCAGTGATCGTGAAATAATCCGGGCGATCTTCTCGGATTGGTGGGAACATCATTTCACCAACGTCGATAGGACCATCAGGCTCTTCTATATTGCGGAGAGCGACGTTAAGGCAATTCGGAAAAGGAAGCCCGCTCCCGGGTTTTTGCCAGCAGCATGTCAGGAAGGCAGCATGACAGACAGCAACGACCCGAAATTCTCCCGTGCTGAGTCCGTGGCTGCGGTTACGGCGTCTCCGGAGTTTTCCCGCCGCCTTGTGATCAACCGCATCGGTCATGACGGCATGGCAGAGACGATCAAGGCCAACGAGGCCGAGTGCCGCAAACTGGCCAAAAGGCTCGATATCCCGGCCATCCACGCCTTGAACTGCCGGTTTCGCATCATTCCGGAACCGGGCGATCATTTCGTGCTCGAAGGGGTGCTGACCGCCCATGTGGCGCTCGAATGTGTCATCACGGGCGAAACATTCGAGGATGCCCTCAACGAATCCTTCGCCGTGCGCATGGTGCCGGCGCGCCGCTTTTCCGAGGACAGCGCCTCGGATCTCGAGGCGATTGACGAAATTCCGTATGAGGGCAACGCGCTTGACCTAGGGGAGGTCGCCTCGGAGCAACTGGCGCTGATGCTACCGTCCTATCCTCGCAAGCCC
The sequence above is drawn from the Asaia bogorensis NBRC 16594 genome and encodes:
- a CDS encoding outer membrane protein assembly factor BamE, with protein sequence MKSASQKTSQRQKSHAGLARALLCIAPLALAGCSVFSPIPQNRGSLIEKDDYSQLVPGTSTRNDVTDILGSPTAHATFDDNTWFYVSMVTVPQPLGFPRVTKQNVLVLAFDTTGVLRRMDTLHRKNGYNVGMVGETTPTPGTKVNVLQQLLGNVGRYNPMSNMGSTFGGTQGPLGAGVGTGHGGTGNSLP
- a CDS encoding DUF177 domain-containing protein encodes the protein MTDSNDPKFSRAESVAAVTASPEFSRRLVINRIGHDGMAETIKANEAECRKLAKRLDIPAIHALNCRFRIIPEPGDHFVLEGVLTAHVALECVITGETFEDALNESFAVRMVPARRFSEDSASDLEAIDEIPYEGNALDLGEVASEQLALMLPSYPRKPGAALENAVDEAPRETAEEAAEEEGGRPNPFGALAGLSLSKKKTDLS